From Impatiens glandulifera chromosome 7, dImpGla2.1, whole genome shotgun sequence:
taattattttatttaatgtttgaatatatataatacaactatttattatattttatgaatatatttatatataaataattaatattttggcatatttttattttaataaataatattaaaaataataattatattattttaaaatctattattaaataaaaattttgaaaaaaaataaaatattcaacaaaaataaattataatttaaaaaagttaaaaaataataataatatttaaattaaaaaaataaaaattatatttaatgctaattttaaattagtgatgtatgcattttatattatttatttttttgaattaaaagagAACTAACATTACGCCTCACGGTTATGCATCGTTCCCCACTTAAACTCAAAGAACTTCCAAATTGAATTGAACTCGTGACCTTTTGGTTTtttaagtcgactcttaccaTTGATTACCATGGTGATGTAAAAAAATGTGGTCACAATATATTGACTAACTATGCCCAAAGCTTGAACATTATCAGGTCGTGTGTTTACTAGGTAACGAAGACTATTTACATTTTGCCTTGCAACGTACACTCTGGCCTTGGCccaattatttaatattatagagAACAAATTGAGATATTCTATCTATTTTGGGAACAATAAgtcaattttgaaaaaaaaaatacattacctttttatcaaataataaatgttcaatttcacttatttaaataacatatatacAGGGACGGATTCAATATTTTGAACTGGGGTGGACTTGAAAAAATTTTAGGATaagcttaaaataataacgatttttttttgaaaaaaccaagtatataaaagtaaagttttaccatttttttaataattagataaaaaaaaacaatgaattatattaaaatatttaagaaattaaaagtaatgtcatatttctaccataaaaaattttattttttggggtaTGCTTCAGCCCActcgagcccctacatagattcgtccatatatatatatatatatatatatatatatatatatatatatatatatatatatatatatatatatatatatatatatacttatttaaataatcattgtaatactaattaattataaaaaaataggttattgtaaaaaaaaaatagttattaatgtttaataaaatttttttaaatatattaaatatttaaattaatttaattgattcaGAAATTAGTGTAAAACATaccacttattttttatttttaagctaaaaatatattatttacatgGATTTGTTTTTCCAAAGACTTAGAACTGCTTGTTTGATCTTATGTTTTAGTGGATTTTTACAAGTTTTTTGAAATACTATTAAGTTAAATGATCTTAGGTTATTTGGGATTTGTGCATGATAAAATATCacaatctcattttatattttatatttgaaatttaaatttaataaaagtaaatgtATTTTAGTGATGGATGATATGGTCgataaagataatttaaaaaaaaaaaactgaaaaatcaGTTTACAATCTCTATATGAATCGGTAAGAAacaaattttaagaatataaatgtGTAGCCGCGATATGAACCACAAAgttggaaaacaaaaaaatgttacaattCTAGAGTGGTAGTAGTCTGTCACTTGggcattaaataaaaatacatattaaaaaaatggcatGATAGAGATAAATATGCTATGAACAAAgacatttttttgaaaaaaaaaaattttttttttctctctttgccatgtttggaaaaattcaCGAACATGGTCACTTTtacgaaaaaaataaatatttttttttctcttctagcTAGCAATGTTTGAGACAAAAAAATTCGAAATATAGTTATATTCGGAACAAAAATTTCCTCAACATTATCattttcttgaaaaataaaaaaaaagtaattttttcaACTCTTCTGCAAACATGTAATAGACCACGTCGATCGTTCCAGACCATTTCTTATAAATGTTGTGAGCAAAGGGAAtcaagtattttattatttgagatAACATTTAGCTAGAGAGATAATCAGATGTCTATCATAAACATTCTTCACATGAATCATGGTGACGGTGAAAAGAGCTACGCCATGAATTCAACTATTCAGGTTATATGTCTCTTATTTTCCATTTACATATTTCATATCAAAACAATTATAGtttcaacattttaattaaatgttttttttgataaacaaacaaaagagaTTCATGATTCTCATATCTCCATTTGATTTAGATGAGGTTCATGAGTAAGACGCTGTCCATTGTGAAGGATACTATCAACGACATGTTTGCGAATCATTTCCCATCATTTGAAACACTGGAGAGTTTTAAGATTGCGGATATTGGATGTGCCTCAGGCCCCAACACCCTTCTATTAGTGTCAGAAGTTATCGACACTATCTATAACCTGtccaaccaaaaccaaaacaaaTCCCTAGAGATATCGATCGTGTTGAATGATTTGCACAAAAACGACTTCAACAACATCTTTCGTGCACTCCCATCATTTTACGACCGACTAAAAGAGAAACATGGATATGAATTTAGTCAAAAGTGCTTCATTTCTGGAGTGGCATCATCATTTTATGAGAGGTTGCTACCCTGCAAAAGTTTGCATTTTGTACACTCTTCTAGTAGCCTTCATTGGCTTTCCCAGGTTTGTTTTTGACAAATCTTATTTCAATATGttaaaaacaactaataaattaatttgttttcataattttatattgattGATACAGGTGCCAAACAATCTAGAGAACAAAGGACACATTTACATGGCAAGAGATTGTCTTCCTAATGTGTTTGAGGCTTATAAGAATCAATTTTATAAGGACTTCTCCACATTTCTTAACAAAAGATCCCATGAAACTTTGCCATCAGGTAGAATGATCCTTACACTTATGGGAAGGAGCATTCCAGAACCATCAAGCAATGATTGTTGTTGCATTTGGGAATTACTAGCCCAGTCACTTCTAGATGTGGTTTCTCAggtttaaactatattttaaattgttattgtAATGAATTGTATAACTgtttttatgaagaaaaaaatagatgtttaacttttaattaatttattataaaaaaagtttgttaatttataagacttcattttcctatttttaaagattttatttataatatataattaaatagtttattaacatCTTTATATTGTGTGTAgataatattgttaattagctaattcattatattataacatattaaaatattagttttgttGTGCTAACAGGGACTCATTCAAAAGGAAGATGTTGATTCATTTAATTTACCTCTATATACTCCTTACACTGATGAAGTCAAGGAAATCATTATGAAAGAGAAGTCTTTTGATCTTAAAAAGATggagattttcaaatataattgggatcatgatgataatgatgataaaAAGAAGAGTGGAGAAATTGTAGCCAATTTTGTTAGAGCAGTTACACAACCGATGTTGGTGACCCATTTTGGGGAGCTCTTCTTAAACAATGTCTTCAACCGATATGAAGAGCGCGTAGCTGATCATGTTCTTAAAACAGAGAAAACAAAGTTTATAATTCTCACCATCTGCCTTaggaagaaataaaataatgactAGCATGCATATTTTATTGTCTTCTAATTATTGTTGAGTTTGTATGAATTTTAATACCATGCTTGGATTTATTATGCATATTTAATTGTGTTCTAGTTTTTGTTGAGGGTAAGAATTTCAATACCATGTTTTGATTGCAaccctttattttatttttcttaatccCTACATTGAATAGAAATGAACTAAGTTGCCatcatttatcaatttttttttgcttaTTCTATAATTTATAACGTGAAAAACAAAGTCAAGGGTTGAAACGTgatatatttaaacatttttgcATTGTTCGTGTGGGTTGACGTTaaagatgtttaattttttttgtgtcaCTTGAGTAAAATTTTCCTTtgcaaatatttatttataagaattgtTGTTCAATTGCTCTTTGTGGTGACTATCAACAAATACAAAGATAGCTCTAAATCAAATGTACTGATAACTATTTTTGGTATCTTTTTCTTTGTATTGAGGCCGCTTCAGGATTTTTATCTTACTATCATACTGTTTGTAGAATTTCCCTtcattgtatatttttttatcctctcaaaactttttcaaatgaaaattGTTTCTTTAAAAAGGAATTAAATGAGATAAAAGAAAGTTAATTAGAGAGTTGACAGTGATAGAAAACATGACATGTAAGAGTTGATAGggataaaattgaaataaattgttttttttttatcaaaaatatattacaagaaattagaaaaatgaaaaaaaaatattgaaaataaatgttgttaattaaataaaagaattattacATAGTGATCAATTACATGTGGTTGAagaatttggatttaatttatttcctataacttttattagtttatatgcagttagctaattaattattagtacaTATATAATTAGTCAAGCATCACGCCCACATGCAAACTATTTAATGTAAAAGATACATTgtacattatttgtatatatgaTATAGCTAGCTGTCCGTTTGGACTTATGTGAACACaaataaagaattcaaccaCCATACTTGatatattgttgtttcaatttcttttcaaaaattcaTAACTAAGTGAGTAATATTGTACTATAATTTACGTCTTTATAATTATAAGTTCAAGTTTTCACATCTGAATATCACTCTATAGAcgcatattatattaataatatatattaagaaactcttaatattacatttaagaaatatatattttaatcactAAGTCAAAATATATTGGCTTTAGAAAATGAGTAATTCAATTTACAAGTTATTAATTATagaattaatcaaaaattaacttcaaattttttttttatcatcttaatatataaaataattcattcttTTAGCCATTTGAAAGTTTAATTGAGTGAGAATTCAGAATACTCTCATCTTGGACTAAGCATAAATATTCTCTAAGAAATTCTCGATAGATAAAgcttttaattatgaaatttccCAATAAAAAAATGTAGAGAAAATTAGAAATAACTCTATTTTGCTTTTCTTTTTAATTGTATTCCACTTTTTATTCGAACAAAATCCGACAAATAAGAAGAAAGTTCATgttaaacctaaacaataatattaatatgaaaataaaggTAAAGAGAAGGCTCAAGTAGAACCTAATGCAACAAccaaataaaattgatatacaTTTGAAGTTAacaaatgaacaaaaaaaaatacctttATCACGCTTCACTAGATCAGCTCTTGTGAAACCCTTTCTAATGTTTGCTCTAAGATAGATATTtcagaaaaataagaaataaatgtattttcataataaaataactGCTTTTATAATTGGTAATGAAAGTGAGTTATTTCCTGCACAATCGCTTACTATACTAAGTTATATTGATCCTACATTTGCTTGgcaattaataaaacaattttatacttCTTAAAAAAGCACCATAAGTGAAACTAATTTTTGTAGAATAACATTCACCATGTTACCAACACCAATCCTAAGAGCAACCTCGGTaagaaatatattatgtttagaGATAGTGAATGTTAATACAATTTAGAGTTCATAATGAAGGGAAACATTAGAAAATTTACTTCATCTATATAATgaacaataattattattttatatttaatataatatgagtgataaaagaaaacaatagataaaaaaaacaactataaataaaattgaggatattttatattatacaattattttgtattgttgGATATGGACTGTTTAGTTTAAAATTAGATAAACGTGacaatttttatgaaaattatttacatcacaaaatttttgttatatatatatatatatatatgtaatttttagtataaaaatgtataaaatctTTAACCTTGTTAGtctttcttaaataataataatccaaaTCAAGTCAATTTTGATTATCATGTCTTTAAGTCATTTCACTATTATTAACCATATTTATATAAGTCAAAATTGATAGATATGCACCCACTTGATCCACCTCAAGTCATATTTTTA
This genomic window contains:
- the LOC124909962 gene encoding probable jasmonic acid carboxyl methyltransferase 2, whose product is MSIINILHMNHGDGEKSYAMNSTIQMRFMSKTLSIVKDTINDMFANHFPSFETLESFKIADIGCASGPNTLLLVSEVIDTIYNLSNQNQNKSLEISIVLNDLHKNDFNNIFRALPSFYDRLKEKHGYEFSQKCFISGVASSFYERLLPCKSLHFVHSSSSLHWLSQVPNNLENKGHIYMARDCLPNVFEAYKNQFYKDFSTFLNKRSHETLPSGRMILTLMGRSIPEPSSNDCCCIWELLAQSLLDVVSQGLIQKEDVDSFNLPLYTPYTDEVKEIIMKEKSFDLKKMEIFKYNWDHDDNDDKKKSGEIVANFVRAVTQPMLVTHFGELFLNNVFNRYEERVADHVLKTEKTKFIILTICLRKK